One genomic window of Clostridium taeniosporum includes the following:
- a CDS encoding fused DSP-PTPase phosphatase/NAD kinase-like protein: MYKKAKLKFYIPMLLLITICSSFFLNFNIALAFNESNIKSNVNIIVDNFKNDKIPNNFRTTSNLTNIQKKSSLNLKGLETLNMSGSEQFSKDNLNILIESIKTKLPILIVDLRQESHGFINEYPISFSNEKNDANLGLSKNAIFFKEKRQLKSVDLNTPLTFFKNPELSITPQKILSEKQLIKSNSLNYTRVPVTDKNLPTNEIVDYFVNIVKECSKDSWLHFHCKDGFGRTTTFMCMYDMMKNYKNASADEIIKRQLALTNFNEKKIDEFSSTDTINFLNEFYTYCKDIDGNLDTKWSYWLNNSQKH; encoded by the coding sequence ATGTACAAAAAAGCAAAACTCAAATTTTATATTCCTATGTTATTATTAATTACCATTTGTTCTTCATTCTTTCTTAATTTTAATATAGCTTTAGCATTTAATGAATCAAATATTAAAAGCAACGTAAATATTATAGTTGATAATTTTAAAAATGATAAAATACCCAATAATTTCAGAACAACTTCAAATCTAACCAATATACAAAAAAAATCTTCTTTAAATTTAAAAGGATTAGAAACATTAAACATGTCTGGAAGTGAACAATTTTCAAAAGATAATCTAAATATATTAATAGAATCTATAAAAACTAAATTACCTATCTTAATTGTTGATTTAAGACAAGAATCTCATGGATTTATTAATGAATATCCTATTAGTTTTTCCAATGAAAAAAACGATGCTAATTTAGGTCTTAGCAAAAATGCTATTTTTTTTAAGGAAAAAAGACAATTAAAAAGTGTAGACTTAAATACTCCTTTAACTTTTTTCAAAAATCCCGAACTAAGTATAACTCCCCAAAAAATTTTATCAGAAAAACAACTTATAAAATCTAATTCTTTAAATTATACAAGAGTACCAGTAACGGATAAAAACTTACCTACAAATGAAATTGTCGATTACTTTGTTAATATAGTAAAAGAATGTTCAAAAGATAGCTGGTTACACTTTCATTGTAAAGATGGTTTTGGAAGAACAACTACTTTTATGTGTATGTATGATATGATGAAAAATTATAAAAATGCTAGTGCTGATGAAATTATAAAAAGACAATTGGCTTTAACTAATTTTAATGAGAAGAAAATCGATGAATTTTCATCAACTGATACAATTAATTTTCTAAATGAATTTTATACATATTGTAAAGATATCGACGGAAATCTTGATACAAAATGGAGTTATTGGTTAAATAATTCTCAAAAACATTAA
- a CDS encoding rhodanese-like domain-containing protein produces MFENINKRRTTIDVSEIDDLLDKIELIDIREPFEYKMGNIRTSKNIPMNDLLDNANEYLKKSKEYYLICRSGSRTASACLELREKGFNVINVYGGMISYEGNQLNK; encoded by the coding sequence ATGTTTGAAAATATTAATAAAAGAAGAACTACTATAGATGTAAGTGAAATAGATGATTTATTAGATAAGATAGAGTTGATAGATATAAGAGAACCTTTTGAATATAAAATGGGAAATATTAGAACGTCTAAAAATATACCCATGAATGATTTATTAGACAATGCAAATGAATATTTGAAAAAAAGTAAAGAGTATTACTTAATATGTAGATCAGGTTCTAGAACAGCTAGTGCATGTCTTGAGTTAAGGGAAAAGGGATTTAATGTTATAAATGTATATGGGGGAATGATTTCTTATGAAGGTAATCAGTTAAATAAATAG
- a CDS encoding DUF1667 domain-containing protein: MIKELICISCPMGCHLKVDVENNTVTGNTCKRGAEYGINEVTHPVRVITSTVKIKGGQHSVIPVKTNGAIPKDLNFKCMEVLAGVELQAPVKIGDVVVKDVLGTGIDIIATRNMDAI; this comes from the coding sequence ATGATAAAAGAATTAATTTGTATAAGCTGCCCAATGGGTTGTCATTTAAAAGTAGATGTTGAAAATAATACTGTAACAGGTAACACTTGTAAAAGAGGTGCTGAATATGGTATAAATGAAGTTACTCATCCAGTTAGAGTTATAACTTCAACTGTTAAAATAAAAGGTGGACAACATTCAGTTATCCCTGTAAAGACTAATGGAGCAATTCCAAAGGATCTTAACTTCAAATGTATGGAAGTTTTAGCTGGAGTAGAATTACAAGCACCAGTTAAAATAGGAGATGTTGTAGTTAAAGATGTATTAGGAACAGGAATTGATATTATAGCAACTAGAAACATGGATGCAATTTAA
- a CDS encoding MBOAT family O-acyltransferase — MSFNSIHFFVFFPIVTILYFLIPFKIRWIWLLFSSYYFYMCWNPKYAILIGISTIVTYLSGILIERTNNTVKNTEKAKNIKKLWVILSFIINLGILFLFKYYNFFTYIIVRLGGTINFTINFPKFDALLPVGISFYTFQALSYTIDVYRGDVKAEKNLGIYALFVSFFPQLVAGPIEKSKKLLPQFNKEYKFDYYRVKNGLIKMLWGFFKKIFIADRLSILVDTVYNSPKDYFGFEIIFATLFFTFEIYYDFSSYSDIAIGSAQVMGFELSENFRQPYLAKSIKDFWKRWHITLSSWFRDYLYIPLGGNRKGKFRTYLNIMIVFLASGLWHGASLNFVIWGGLHGFYHVIGEITKPIKNKIIHKYKIKTDVFSFKLSQIVTTFILVSFAWIFFRANSFSNIKMIINNLFVYNPWVLSDKSLYNLGLNSSEFIIAIIGIVIVMFIDNLQKKENLIEIFNTQNFVFRWAVYVFTIIIICIFGIYGSGYSAQQFIYFQF; from the coding sequence ATGTCATTTAATTCAATACATTTTTTCGTATTTTTCCCTATAGTAACTATATTATATTTTCTTATTCCATTTAAGATAAGATGGATATGGTTATTATTTTCTAGTTATTATTTTTACATGTGTTGGAATCCTAAATATGCAATTTTAATAGGTATATCAACTATAGTTACATACTTAAGTGGAATATTAATTGAGAGAACAAATAATACAGTAAAAAATACAGAAAAAGCTAAAAATATAAAAAAATTATGGGTTATATTAAGTTTTATTATTAATTTAGGAATACTATTTTTATTTAAATATTATAATTTTTTTACCTATATAATAGTTAGATTAGGAGGCACCATTAATTTTACAATTAATTTTCCTAAATTTGATGCACTATTACCTGTTGGAATATCTTTTTATACTTTTCAAGCTTTAAGTTATACAATAGATGTATATAGAGGAGATGTTAAAGCAGAAAAAAATCTAGGTATATATGCATTATTTGTGTCATTTTTTCCTCAATTGGTAGCAGGTCCTATAGAGAAATCGAAAAAATTACTTCCACAGTTTAACAAAGAGTATAAATTTGATTATTATAGAGTGAAAAATGGTTTGATAAAAATGTTGTGGGGATTTTTTAAGAAAATATTTATTGCGGATAGATTATCAATTTTAGTTGATACAGTTTATAATTCACCAAAAGATTATTTTGGATTTGAAATTATATTTGCAACTTTATTTTTTACATTTGAAATATACTATGACTTTTCGTCTTATTCTGATATAGCAATAGGATCAGCACAGGTAATGGGATTTGAACTTTCAGAAAATTTTAGGCAACCATATTTAGCAAAATCCATAAAAGACTTTTGGAAAAGGTGGCATATAACTTTAAGTTCATGGTTTAGAGATTATTTATATATACCTCTAGGTGGAAATAGAAAAGGTAAGTTTAGAACATATTTAAATATTATGATTGTATTTTTGGCAAGTGGATTATGGCATGGAGCATCACTAAATTTTGTAATATGGGGTGGGCTACATGGTTTTTATCATGTTATAGGCGAAATAACTAAACCAATAAAAAATAAAATAATACATAAATATAAAATAAAAACAGATGTATTTAGTTTTAAATTATCACAAATAGTAACAACATTTATATTAGTAAGTTTTGCATGGATATTTTTTAGAGCTAATTCATTCAGTAATATAAAGATGATAATAAATAATCTATTTGTATATAATCCTTGGGTATTAAGTGATAAAAGTTTATATAATTTAGGTTTAAATTCATCGGAATTTATTATAGCTATTATAGGAATAGTTATAGTAATGTTTATAGATAATTTACAAAAAAAAGAAAATTTGATAGAGATTTTTAATACACAGAATTTTGTATTTAGATGGGCTGTATATGTTTTTACAATTATAATAATTTGTATATTTGGTATTTATGGTTCAGGTTATAGTGCACAGCAATTTATATATTTTCAATTCTAG
- a CDS encoding homoserine dehydrogenase produces MKKVRIALLGLGNVGRGVCMILNSNKEEIIKRSGYEVEIAKILVRDKNKSRGVEISEDLITTEFSDILNDDSIKIVLEVMGGINPAKEYIIKCMNTGKHIVTANKMLIATHGDELFEKADNSNVMFKYEASVAGGIPIINGIDESLTANKIKELYGIINGTTNYILTKMECDGLGFDEVLKEAQDKGYAEADPTSDIEGYDAQYKLAILSSLAFGTKVDVDNVYREGITNINPIDMEYAKEFEMVIKLLAIVKEVKGKLELRVHPTMIPKKHPLANVYDSFNAVFVKGNAVGDLMFYGRGAGDLPTGSAVVSDVISMLRSNVDLENYNSVVKNNLWDREISDIKDVESKFYIRATVLDESGVLGEITAILGKYDVSLRSVIQKGKENEKGQVTIVLITHKTTQAQIYDSCSEISNLNSVSKIDNIIRIEDFK; encoded by the coding sequence ATGAAAAAGGTTAGAATAGCACTACTAGGATTGGGGAATGTTGGACGTGGTGTTTGCATGATTTTAAATTCTAATAAAGAGGAAATAATAAAGCGTTCAGGATATGAAGTAGAAATTGCTAAAATTCTTGTAAGAGATAAGAACAAGTCTAGGGGTGTTGAGATTTCAGAAGATCTAATAACTACAGAGTTTAGTGACATATTAAATGATGATTCCATTAAGATAGTTCTTGAGGTTATGGGTGGAATAAATCCTGCTAAAGAATATATAATAAAATGTATGAATACAGGAAAACATATTGTAACAGCAAATAAAATGCTCATTGCAACACATGGAGATGAACTTTTCGAAAAAGCTGATAACAGCAATGTCATGTTTAAATATGAAGCAAGTGTTGCTGGAGGGATTCCGATAATAAATGGTATAGATGAAAGTTTAACTGCAAATAAGATAAAAGAACTATATGGAATCATAAATGGTACAACTAATTATATATTAACTAAAATGGAATGTGATGGATTAGGATTTGATGAAGTATTGAAAGAAGCACAAGATAAAGGCTATGCAGAAGCAGATCCTACATCTGACATAGAAGGATATGATGCTCAATATAAGCTAGCAATACTTTCATCATTAGCTTTTGGAACAAAGGTTGACGTAGATAATGTTTATAGAGAAGGAATAACTAATATAAATCCTATAGATATGGAATATGCAAAAGAGTTTGAAATGGTTATTAAGTTGCTTGCAATTGTAAAGGAAGTTAAAGGAAAACTTGAATTAAGAGTTCATCCAACTATGATACCAAAGAAGCATCCTTTAGCTAATGTATATGATTCATTTAATGCTGTTTTTGTAAAGGGAAATGCTGTTGGAGATTTAATGTTTTATGGTAGAGGTGCAGGAGATTTACCAACAGGTAGTGCTGTAGTTAGTGATGTTATCTCTATGTTAAGAAGTAATGTAGATTTGGAAAACTATAATTCCGTAGTAAAAAATAATTTATGGGATAGAGAAATATCAGATATTAAAGATGTAGAAAGTAAATTTTATATTAGAGCAACTGTATTAGATGAATCAGGAGTACTTGGAGAAATTACTGCTATTTTAGGAAAATATGATGTGAGCTTGAGATCAGTAATTCAAAAAGGTAAAGAAAATGAAAAAGGTCAAGTTACAATAGTCTTAATTACCCATAAAACAACACAAGCTCAAATATATGATTCTTGTAGTGAAATATCAAATTTAAATTCTGTAAGTAAAATAGATAATATAATACGAATAGAAGATTTTAAATAA
- a CDS encoding NAD(P)/FAD-dependent oxidoreductase has product MSYELIVIGGGPAGLAAAHEAYTNGIKKILILERDKELGGILNQCIHNGFGLHTFKEELTGPEYASRFIDMLKDTNVEVKLDTMVLNIDTDKTVHAINSEEGYMTLKTEAVILAMGCRERTRGAINTPGDRPAGVFTAGAAQRYINMEGYMPGKEVLILGSGDIGLIMARRMTLEGAKVKAVVELCPYSNGLNRNIVQCLNDYDIPLYLSHTIIDIIGDKRVEKVVIAEVGPDRKPIKGTEKEFDVDTLLLSVGLIPENELSTNAGIQKDNRTNGLVVTENMETSMDGVFACGNVVHVHDLVDFVTQESKHAGQAAAKYIKKQLKKGEYVNIINGQNVNYTVPQKLDIEAVDDKLTIFMRVNNIYHNKALVVRCNGEQIAKFKRAHLAPSEMEKVILSKPLLEKVKGDITISLEDGE; this is encoded by the coding sequence ATGAGTTATGAATTAATAGTAATTGGTGGAGGTCCAGCAGGACTTGCAGCAGCACACGAAGCATATACTAATGGAATTAAGAAGATATTAATATTAGAAAGAGATAAAGAACTTGGAGGAATCCTAAATCAATGCATACATAATGGTTTTGGACTTCATACTTTTAAAGAAGAACTAACAGGACCTGAGTATGCAAGCAGATTTATTGATATGTTAAAAGATACTAATGTAGAAGTTAAATTGGATACAATGGTATTAAATATAGATACAGATAAAACTGTTCATGCAATTAACTCAGAAGAAGGTTATATGACTTTAAAAACAGAAGCAGTAATTCTTGCAATGGGCTGTAGAGAAAGAACTAGAGGAGCTATTAATACTCCAGGAGATAGACCAGCAGGTGTATTTACAGCAGGTGCTGCTCAAAGATATATAAATATGGAAGGATATATGCCTGGTAAGGAAGTATTAATACTTGGATCTGGAGATATTGGATTAATAATGGCTAGAAGAATGACATTAGAAGGTGCTAAAGTTAAAGCTGTTGTTGAATTATGTCCATATTCTAATGGATTAAACAGAAACATTGTTCAATGTTTAAATGATTATGATATACCTCTATATTTATCACATACTATAATTGATATTATAGGAGATAAGAGAGTAGAAAAAGTTGTAATTGCTGAAGTAGGTCCAGATAGAAAACCAATTAAAGGAACTGAAAAAGAATTTGATGTTGATACATTATTATTATCAGTAGGTCTTATCCCTGAAAATGAATTATCAACAAATGCTGGTATTCAAAAGGATAACAGAACTAATGGATTAGTAGTAACTGAGAATATGGAAACTTCAATGGATGGAGTATTTGCTTGTGGTAATGTAGTACATGTTCATGACTTAGTTGATTTTGTTACCCAAGAATCAAAGCATGCGGGACAAGCGGCTGCTAAATATATCAAAAAACAACTTAAGAAAGGTGAATATGTAAATATAATCAACGGACAAAACGTTAATTATACAGTACCTCAAAAACTTGATATAGAAGCAGTAGATGATAAATTAACTATATTCATGAGAGTTAACAATATCTATCATAATAAGGCTTTAGTTGTAAGATGTAATGGTGAACAAATTGCTAAGTTTAAGAGAGCTCACTTAGCACCATCAGAAATGGAAAAGGTTATTTTAAGTAAGCCTTTATTAGAAAAAGTTAAAGGTGATATTACAATATCATTAGAGGATGGTGAATAA
- the glpK gene encoding glycerol kinase GlpK, translating to MGKYIVALDQGTTSSRAIIFDKEQNIIGVSQKEFTQIYPHEGWVEHNPLEIWSSQYGVLQEVLAKTNITADEIAAIGITNQRETTIVWDKNTGEPVYNAIVWQCRRTAGIVEELKKDKEFAEYVKANTGLLLDAYFSGTKIKWILDNVEGARERAEKGDLLFGTVDTWLVWKLTNGKVHVTDYTNASRTMLYNIKDLKWDEKIINKLGIPTSMLPEVKNSSEVYGHTNLGGVGGVRVPIAGMAGDQQCALFGQTCFEKGSAKNTYGTGCFLLMNTGEDMVLSKNGLVTTIAVGIDNKVEYALEGSVFVGGAVIQWVRDELRFIHDAADSEYFAKKVDDNGGVYVVPAFVGLGAPYWDMYARGAIFGLTRGANRNHIIRAALESIAYQTNDLLVSMAEDAGCKLASLRVDGGASRNNLLMQFQADISNTQVLRPIITETTALGAAYLAGLAVGFWESKEEIATKWAVSQSYDPTFDDAKREKLYKGWKNAVSRVEGWIEE from the coding sequence ATGGGTAAATATATTGTAGCGTTAGATCAAGGAACTACAAGTTCAAGAGCTATTATTTTTGATAAGGAGCAAAATATAATTGGTGTAAGTCAAAAGGAATTTACACAAATATATCCACATGAAGGATGGGTAGAACATAATCCATTAGAAATATGGTCAAGCCAATATGGAGTGCTTCAAGAAGTATTAGCAAAAACTAACATTACAGCTGATGAAATAGCAGCTATAGGTATAACAAATCAAAGAGAGACTACAATAGTATGGGATAAAAATACAGGGGAGCCAGTTTACAATGCTATAGTATGGCAATGTAGGAGAACTGCTGGAATAGTAGAAGAATTAAAGAAAGATAAAGAATTTGCTGAATATGTAAAAGCAAATACAGGATTGTTATTAGATGCTTACTTCTCAGGAACTAAGATTAAATGGATTTTAGATAATGTTGAAGGAGCAAGAGAAAGAGCTGAAAAAGGCGATTTATTGTTTGGTACAGTTGATACATGGTTAGTATGGAAGTTAACAAATGGTAAGGTTCATGTAACCGACTACACTAATGCTTCTAGAACTATGTTATACAATATAAAAGATTTAAAATGGGATGAAAAAATCATAAATAAATTAGGAATACCAACTTCGATGTTACCAGAAGTTAAAAATTCTTCAGAAGTTTATGGACATACTAACCTTGGCGGCGTTGGTGGCGTTAGAGTTCCAATAGCTGGTATGGCCGGAGACCAACAATGTGCATTATTTGGACAAACTTGTTTCGAAAAAGGTAGTGCTAAAAATACTTACGGAACAGGATGTTTCTTATTAATGAATACTGGAGAAGATATGGTTCTTAGTAAGAATGGTCTTGTAACTACAATTGCTGTTGGTATAGATAATAAAGTAGAATATGCCTTAGAAGGTTCAGTGTTTGTTGGTGGAGCTGTAATTCAATGGGTAAGAGATGAACTTAGATTTATTCATGATGCGGCTGATTCTGAATACTTTGCTAAAAAAGTAGATGATAATGGTGGAGTTTATGTAGTACCAGCATTTGTTGGACTAGGTGCACCGTATTGGGATATGTATGCTAGAGGAGCTATCTTTGGTTTAACTAGAGGAGCTAATAGAAATCATATAATTAGAGCAGCTTTAGAATCTATCGCTTATCAAACTAATGATTTATTAGTATCTATGGCAGAAGATGCTGGATGTAAATTAGCATCACTTAGAGTTGATGGTGGAGCTAGTAGAAATAATTTATTAATGCAATTCCAAGCTGATATTTCAAATACTCAAGTTCTTAGACCAATTATTACTGAAACTACAGCTTTAGGAGCAGCTTATTTAGCAGGTCTTGCAGTTGGATTTTGGGAATCAAAAGAAGAAATCGCAACTAAATGGGCTGTTAGTCAAAGCTATGATCCAACTTTTGATGATGCAAAAAGAGAAAAGCTATACAAGGGATGGAAAAATGCTGTTTCAAGAGTTGAAGGTTGGATAGAAGAGTAG
- a CDS encoding glycerol-3-phosphate responsive antiterminator: protein MNNIKELLEQNPIIAAVKDMNQLEVALESSAEIIFVLFGDVMNVKSLGELIVSKGKVGIIHIDLVEGFTNKEVVIKFLKQETNFRGIISTKPQVVKAAKNYGLVAIQRVFIFDTLSLKNAENHLVLNCDALEVLPGVIPKVIKIISKKSNIPVVAGGLIETKEDIMLALSSGATCVSTTKNQIWNM, encoded by the coding sequence ATGAATAATATTAAAGAATTACTAGAACAAAATCCAATCATAGCAGCAGTAAAAGATATGAACCAATTAGAAGTAGCATTAGAATCCTCAGCAGAAATAATTTTTGTATTATTTGGAGACGTAATGAATGTTAAATCACTTGGTGAGTTAATAGTTTCTAAAGGTAAGGTAGGCATAATTCATATTGATTTAGTTGAAGGATTTACAAATAAAGAAGTTGTAATAAAATTCTTAAAGCAAGAGACTAATTTTAGAGGTATAATTAGTACAAAACCTCAAGTTGTAAAAGCAGCAAAAAATTATGGCTTAGTGGCAATACAAAGGGTATTTATATTTGATACATTATCATTAAAAAATGCAGAAAATCATTTGGTATTAAATTGTGATGCATTAGAAGTATTACCAGGAGTTATTCCAAAAGTTATAAAAATTATCTCAAAAAAATCAAATATACCAGTTGTTGCAGGTGGTCTTATTGAAACTAAAGAAGATATTATGTTAGCATTAAGTTCAGGTGCAACATGTGTTTCAACAACTAAAAATCAAATATGGAATATGTAG
- a CDS encoding NAD(P)/FAD-dependent oxidoreductase: MYDVAIIGAGVIGASIFRELTKYNLKVAVLEKEKDVSMGTSKANSAIVHAGYDPKEGTLMAKYNVRGNEMYEDLCKELDVPFKRNGSLVVAHSEEEMQTVRDLCENGTKIGVKNLRVIDKEELLKMEPNLTDEVRGALYAPTGGIVGPFEFTIALCENGVTNGGEIKLKKEVVGIKKENGIFTIETADGDKIETKYIVNASGLYADKIHNMICKEKFTITPRTGEYYVMDKSQGNIVSHTIFPCPSKMGKGILVSPTVHGNLIVGPDAIDIEDKEDLGTNAEGLEKIRESSMHTTTKINFRESIRNFAGLRATPSTGDFIVEENDEVKGFVDAAGMKSPGLSSAPAVAEAVVEILGNSGLELTKKDNFISKRHQIHFMELSAEEKAEMIKRNPQYGRMICRCESITEGEIVDAINRSFGTLSLDGVKKRCRPGMGRCQGGFCGPRVQEIIARESGVKLEEVVQEKDGSYILTGKTK; the protein is encoded by the coding sequence ATGTATGATGTAGCAATAATTGGAGCTGGTGTCATTGGAGCTTCTATATTTAGAGAATTAACTAAATATAACTTAAAAGTAGCTGTTTTAGAAAAAGAAAAGGATGTATCTATGGGTACTTCAAAAGCTAACTCAGCAATAGTACATGCTGGATATGATCCAAAAGAAGGTACTTTAATGGCTAAGTACAATGTAAGAGGAAATGAAATGTATGAAGATCTTTGCAAAGAGTTAGATGTTCCATTTAAGAGAAATGGTTCATTAGTTGTAGCTCATTCAGAAGAAGAAATGCAAACAGTAAGAGATCTTTGTGAAAATGGTACTAAAATAGGAGTTAAAAACCTAAGAGTTATAGATAAAGAAGAATTATTAAAAATGGAACCAAATCTTACAGATGAAGTTCGTGGAGCTTTATATGCACCAACTGGTGGTATTGTAGGACCATTTGAATTTACAATTGCACTATGTGAAAACGGTGTAACTAATGGTGGAGAGATTAAACTTAAAAAAGAAGTTGTTGGAATTAAGAAAGAAAATGGAATCTTTACAATAGAAACAGCTGATGGAGATAAAATAGAAACTAAATATATAGTTAATGCTTCAGGTTTATATGCAGATAAAATACACAATATGATTTGTAAAGAAAAATTCACTATTACACCAAGAACAGGCGAATATTATGTAATGGATAAATCACAAGGCAATATAGTATCTCATACAATTTTCCCTTGTCCTTCTAAAATGGGAAAAGGCATCTTAGTTAGTCCAACAGTACATGGAAATCTTATTGTAGGACCAGATGCTATAGATATAGAAGATAAAGAAGATTTAGGAACAAATGCAGAAGGATTAGAAAAAATAAGAGAATCTTCTATGCATACTACTACAAAAATTAATTTCAGAGAAAGTATAAGAAACTTTGCTGGATTAAGAGCAACTCCAAGTACAGGAGATTTTATAGTTGAAGAAAACGATGAAGTTAAAGGATTTGTTGATGCCGCAGGTATGAAATCACCAGGATTATCTTCTGCACCAGCTGTAGCTGAAGCTGTAGTGGAGATATTAGGAAATTCAGGTCTTGAATTAACTAAGAAAGATAATTTCATTTCCAAGAGACATCAAATTCACTTTATGGAATTATCAGCTGAAGAAAAAGCTGAAATGATCAAGAGAAATCCACAATATGGTAGAATGATTTGTAGATGTGAAAGCATTACTGAAGGAGAAATTGTTGATGCTATAAACAGATCATTTGGAACACTTTCTTTAGATGGTGTTAAGAAAAGATGTAGACCAGGAATGGGAAGATGTCAAGGTGGATTCTGTGGACCAAGAGTTCAAGAAATAATAGCAAGAGAATCTGGTGTTAAATTAGAAGAAGTAGTACAAGAAAAAGATGGTTCTTACATTTTAACAGGAAAAACTAAGTAG
- a CDS encoding NifB/NifX family molybdenum-iron cluster-binding protein, producing MKVCFPAKSNEGINSIPYNHFGTAPLFIICNTETNEVKSLNNGDLGHEHGKCQPIKALSGEVVDAVIVGGIGAGAITKLNSMGIKVYRAIEGNVNENLEAYKKGELTEFPSNHTCSHDGCSH from the coding sequence ATGAAAGTATGTTTTCCAGCAAAATCAAATGAAGGTATAAATAGTATTCCATATAATCATTTTGGAACTGCACCCCTATTTATAATATGCAATACTGAAACTAATGAAGTAAAATCATTAAATAATGGAGATTTAGGTCATGAACATGGAAAGTGTCAACCAATAAAAGCATTATCAGGTGAAGTTGTAGATGCAGTAATAGTAGGTGGAATAGGAGCTGGAGCAATTACTAAACTTAATTCTATGGGAATTAAAGTTTATAGAGCGATAGAAGGAAATGTTAATGAAAATTTAGAAGCATATAAAAAAGGTGAATTGACAGAATTTCCATCAAATCATACATGTAGCCATGATGGTTGTAGTCACTAA